One part of the Rhizobium rhizogenes genome encodes these proteins:
- a CDS encoding sigma-54 dependent transcriptional regulator, giving the protein MTADGTIFLVDDDSQLRKAMVQTLELDGLPVTSFSRAEQALAALSEDFDGVIITDVRMPGMTGLEFFDHVRKIDADLPVILITGHGDVPMAVDALHNGAYDFIAKPFPAERMVESARRALEKRHLVLENRALRRAAGQAEDDLPLIGQTPAMERLRTTLRHIADTDVDVLVAGETGSGKEVVATALHRWSRKRSRGNFVALNCGALPETVIESELFGHEPGAFTGAQKKRVGRIEHSSGGTLFLDEIESMPLAVQVKMLRVLEMREVSPLGSNEERPVDIRVVAAAKVDLGDPAERGTFREDLYYRLNVVTLSIPPLRERKADIPLLFSHFVTKAANRFNLPVPQISAGISRRLQEHDWPGNVRELGHFAERVVLGLETEAAAAPVAQAAIPASGTLPERMDAIEARIIRETLEQSNGDVAETIATLGIARKTFYDKLQRHGINRADYVKN; this is encoded by the coding sequence ATGACGGCGGATGGAACCATTTTCCTGGTGGATGACGACTCGCAGCTGCGCAAGGCGATGGTGCAGACGCTGGAACTCGACGGATTGCCGGTCACCTCCTTTTCCCGTGCCGAACAGGCGCTTGCGGCTCTGAGCGAGGATTTCGACGGCGTCATTATCACCGATGTGCGCATGCCGGGCATGACCGGCCTCGAATTCTTCGACCATGTCCGCAAGATCGATGCTGATTTGCCGGTTATCCTCATCACCGGCCATGGCGATGTGCCGATGGCGGTCGATGCGCTTCATAACGGCGCCTATGATTTCATCGCCAAGCCTTTTCCCGCCGAACGCATGGTGGAAAGTGCCCGCCGGGCACTGGAAAAACGCCATCTCGTACTGGAAAATCGCGCGCTTCGCCGCGCTGCTGGGCAGGCCGAGGACGATCTGCCGCTGATCGGCCAGACGCCGGCCATGGAGCGTCTGCGCACCACACTTCGGCACATTGCCGATACGGATGTGGATGTGCTGGTGGCGGGGGAAACGGGCAGCGGCAAGGAAGTGGTGGCGACGGCGCTGCACCGCTGGAGCAGGAAGCGCTCGCGGGGAAATTTTGTGGCGCTGAATTGCGGCGCGCTGCCGGAAACGGTGATCGAAAGCGAGCTTTTCGGCCATGAGCCGGGCGCTTTTACCGGCGCGCAGAAGAAACGTGTCGGCCGTATCGAGCATTCCAGCGGCGGCACGCTGTTTCTGGACGAGATTGAAAGCATGCCGCTTGCCGTGCAGGTGAAGATGCTGCGCGTGCTGGAAATGCGCGAGGTGTCGCCGCTTGGTTCGAATGAGGAGCGGCCGGTCGATATCCGCGTGGTGGCGGCGGCCAAGGTCGATCTTGGCGATCCCGCCGAGCGCGGCACCTTTCGCGAGGATCTTTATTACCGGCTGAATGTGGTGACCCTGTCGATACCGCCGCTGCGGGAACGCAAGGCGGATATTCCGCTGCTGTTTTCCCACTTCGTCACCAAGGCTGCCAATCGTTTCAACCTGCCGGTACCGCAGATCAGCGCCGGCATTTCCCGTCGGCTTCAGGAGCATGACTGGCCGGGCAATGTGCGCGAACTCGGGCATTTCGCCGAAAGGGTGGTTCTGGGGCTGGAAACGGAAGCTGCCGCCGCACCCGTTGCACAGGCTGCCATTCCCGCTTCAGGCACCTTGCCCGAGCGCATGGATGCAATCGAGGCGCGGATCATTCGCGAAACGCTGGAACAGTCGAATGGGGATGTGGCGGAGACAATTGCAACGCTCGGCATTGCCCGCAAGACGTTTTACGACAAGCTGCAACGCCACGGCATCAACCGGGCGGATTATGTGAAGAACTGA
- a CDS encoding ABC transporter substrate-binding protein, with the protein MKRTLLSLVVAAAGAFAPMQSQAADKLTVLLEWFVNPDHAPMVIARERGLFADAGLDVELVPPADPSAVPRLVSAKQADIGVHYQPNLYLDHDAGLPLVRFGTLVETPLNTVTVLADGPIKSLKDLKGKKVGFSVSGFEDAMLKRMLEKDGLTKDDVELINVNFSLSPSLIAGKVDATLGGFRNFELTQMKLEGHEGRSFFPEEHGVPAYDELIFVTHRDLAKDSRLPRFLSAVEQAAIFITNHPQESWQLFIKAYPNLDDALNKQAFFDTLPRFAKRPAALDRARYDRFGAFMQEMQLIKQAPKADDIAVELQQP; encoded by the coding sequence ATGAAACGAACGCTTCTTTCCCTCGTCGTCGCGGCAGCAGGCGCATTTGCCCCCATGCAATCACAGGCCGCCGACAAGCTTACCGTATTGCTCGAATGGTTCGTGAACCCCGATCATGCGCCGATGGTGATCGCCAGGGAACGTGGCCTGTTTGCCGATGCCGGGCTGGACGTGGAACTGGTGCCGCCCGCCGACCCTTCCGCCGTTCCGCGTCTCGTCTCGGCGAAACAGGCCGATATCGGCGTGCACTACCAACCGAACCTCTATCTCGATCACGATGCCGGCCTGCCGCTCGTGCGTTTCGGCACGCTGGTCGAAACCCCGCTGAACACCGTCACCGTTCTTGCCGATGGGCCGATCAAAAGCCTGAAGGACCTGAAGGGCAAGAAGGTCGGGTTTTCCGTTTCCGGCTTTGAAGATGCGATGCTGAAGCGCATGCTGGAAAAGGACGGCCTGACGAAGGATGATGTCGAACTCATCAACGTCAACTTCTCGCTCTCGCCGTCGCTGATCGCCGGCAAGGTGGATGCGACACTCGGCGGTTTCCGCAATTTCGAACTGACGCAAATGAAGCTCGAAGGCCATGAGGGCCGCTCGTTCTTCCCGGAAGAACATGGCGTGCCGGCCTATGACGAGCTGATCTTCGTCACCCATCGCGATCTCGCAAAAGACAGCCGCCTGCCGCGTTTCCTCTCCGCCGTGGAACAGGCCGCGATCTTCATCACCAACCATCCGCAGGAATCCTGGCAGCTTTTCATCAAGGCCTATCCGAACCTTGACGATGCGCTGAACAAACAGGCGTTTTTCGACACGCTGCCGCGTTTCGCCAAGCGTCCCGCCGCACTCGACCGTGCACGCTACGACCGCTTCGGCGCCTTCATGCAGGAGATGCAGCTGATCAAGCAGGCACCGAAGGCGGACGATATCGCCGTGGAGCTGCAGCAGCCATGA
- the alr gene encoding alanine racemase — protein MDMQISRQQAAGGASGHLSIDLGALRDNYLTLAAMAPASQTAAVVKADAYGLGADIVSQTLFDAGCRNFFIAHIDEALALRLRLSAQARIFVLNGLQPGNETSCAAMAVTPVLNSLEQIAQWSAHAKKLGRTLPAAVQIDTGMCRLGLSPAELEILTSQPQLLDGIDIAFVMSHLACADEPEHLSNAAQLAVMRKAATAFPGAPVCFSNSGGIFLGSDYHNHLLRPGIALYGGAPSVARPNPMKPVVRLDLAVIQTRTVSAGSLVGYGGSFEAAGPTRLATIAAGYADGLPRSLSNRGAAWYNGIRLPIAGRVSMDSIILDISALPEGTLTQGSLVQMIGPDQTLEDIAEDAGTIAYEILTGLGRRYRRSYIQPGETPEAASTSVNHK, from the coding sequence ATGGACATGCAGATCAGCCGCCAGCAGGCAGCCGGTGGTGCAAGCGGCCATCTGAGCATCGATCTCGGCGCATTACGCGACAATTACCTGACCTTGGCGGCCATGGCCCCGGCCTCGCAGACGGCAGCGGTCGTCAAGGCGGACGCTTATGGTCTCGGCGCTGATATCGTCTCGCAAACCCTGTTCGACGCAGGCTGTCGCAATTTCTTTATCGCCCATATCGATGAGGCGCTGGCGCTCCGGCTTCGTCTGTCGGCACAGGCGCGGATTTTCGTGCTCAACGGTCTTCAGCCCGGCAATGAGACCTCCTGCGCCGCCATGGCCGTCACCCCGGTTCTGAACTCGCTGGAGCAGATTGCGCAATGGTCGGCCCATGCGAAAAAGCTTGGCAGGACACTGCCGGCGGCGGTGCAGATCGATACCGGCATGTGCCGTCTTGGCCTCTCCCCCGCAGAGCTGGAAATCCTCACGTCCCAGCCGCAATTGCTTGATGGTATCGACATCGCCTTCGTCATGAGCCACCTCGCCTGCGCCGACGAGCCGGAACACCTCTCCAATGCCGCGCAGCTTGCGGTGATGCGAAAGGCCGCCACCGCTTTTCCCGGTGCGCCCGTCTGCTTTTCCAACTCCGGCGGCATCTTTCTGGGCAGTGATTATCACAATCACCTGTTGCGCCCCGGCATCGCGCTTTATGGCGGCGCACCCTCCGTTGCCCGTCCGAACCCAATGAAGCCGGTTGTCCGTCTCGATCTCGCCGTCATCCAGACACGCACCGTGTCCGCCGGCTCACTGGTCGGTTATGGCGGCTCTTTCGAAGCCGCAGGCCCCACACGTCTTGCAACAATCGCCGCCGGTTATGCCGATGGCCTGCCACGCTCGCTCAGCAATCGCGGGGCGGCGTGGTACAATGGTATTCGTTTACCGATTGCCGGGCGCGTTTCGATGGACAGCATCATTCTCGACATATCGGCCCTGCCCGAGGGAACATTAACCCAGGGCAGCCTCGTTCAGATGATAGGGCCTGACCAGACTTTGGAAGACATCGCCGAGGATGCGGGCACGATCGCCTATGAAATCCTGACCGGCCTCGGACGCCGTTACCGCCGCAGCTACATTCAGCCGGGAGAAACCCCGGAAGCCGCTTCAACATCAGTCAATCACAAGTGA
- a CDS encoding D-amino acid dehydrogenase, with protein sequence MTSETIMNVTILGAGVVGVTSAWYLAKAGHKVTVIDRQPAAALETSFANAGEVSPGYSSPWAAPGIPVKAMKWLFMKHAPLIIRPTADPAAWRWMSQMLRNCTSARYAINKSRMVRVAEYSRDCLMALRDETGIQYDQRMQGTLEVFRTQKQFDAIGKDVDVLTAGGVPFEILDRDGCAAIEPGLAPAKEKIVGGLRLPGDETGDCFMFTTELARMAEEAGVTFIYDTGIMRPIVEAGRIKAVETTKGLVEADVFVAALGSYSPQFVRQLGLDLPVYPVKGYSITVPVVKEERAPVSTVMDEAYKVAITRLGSRIRVGGMAEIAGFSKDLPATRQATLTHSVEDLFGGAGDQTQAKFWCGLRPMTPDGTPVIGATRYSNLYLNTGHGTLGWTMSCGSARVLADLISGNKPEIDTHDLAISRYAA encoded by the coding sequence ATCACAAGTGAGACGATCATGAACGTCACTATCCTCGGAGCCGGCGTCGTCGGCGTGACATCCGCCTGGTATCTGGCCAAAGCCGGACACAAGGTGACGGTGATCGACCGCCAGCCGGCCGCCGCGCTCGAAACCAGCTTCGCCAATGCCGGTGAGGTCTCCCCCGGCTATTCCTCGCCATGGGCGGCCCCCGGCATTCCGGTCAAGGCGATGAAGTGGCTGTTCATGAAACATGCCCCTCTCATCATCCGCCCGACAGCCGATCCGGCCGCATGGCGCTGGATGAGCCAGATGCTGCGCAACTGCACCTCGGCGCGTTATGCCATCAACAAAAGCCGCATGGTGCGCGTTGCCGAATATAGCCGCGATTGCCTGATGGCCCTGCGCGACGAGACTGGTATTCAATATGACCAGCGCATGCAGGGCACACTGGAGGTTTTCCGTACCCAGAAGCAGTTCGACGCCATCGGCAAGGATGTCGACGTGCTGACCGCCGGCGGTGTGCCCTTCGAAATTCTCGACCGCGACGGCTGCGCTGCCATTGAGCCCGGTCTTGCACCCGCCAAGGAGAAGATCGTCGGTGGCCTGCGTCTGCCCGGCGATGAGACCGGCGACTGCTTCATGTTCACCACCGAGCTCGCCCGCATGGCGGAGGAGGCCGGTGTTACCTTCATCTATGATACCGGCATCATGCGTCCCATCGTTGAAGCCGGCCGCATCAAGGCCGTGGAAACCACCAAGGGTCTGGTAGAAGCCGATGTTTTCGTCGCTGCACTCGGCAGCTACTCCCCGCAATTTGTGCGCCAGCTCGGCCTTGACCTGCCGGTGTACCCGGTCAAGGGTTATTCCATTACCGTTCCGGTCGTGAAGGAAGAGCGCGCGCCTGTCTCGACGGTGATGGACGAGGCCTACAAGGTGGCCATCACCCGGCTCGGCTCGCGTATCCGCGTCGGCGGCATGGCCGAGATCGCCGGTTTCAGCAAGGATTTGCCGGCCACACGACAGGCAACGCTGACCCATTCGGTGGAGGACCTGTTCGGCGGCGCGGGGGACCAAACCCAGGCGAAATTCTGGTGCGGCCTGCGCCCGATGACGCCGGATGGCACGCCCGTCATCGGCGCTACCCGCTACAGCAATCTTTATCTCAACACCGGCCACGGCACGCTCGGCTGGACCATGTCCTGCGGTTCCGCCCGGGTGCTTGCCGATCTCATCAGCGGGAACAAGCCCGAGATCGATACGCACGATCTGGCGATCAGCCGTTACGCCGCCTGA
- a CDS encoding ABC transporter permease, whose translation MRATHALNGVGLLLVFWQAGTWLFSPPRYILPSPADVAGAFWRQPGFLFGQALVTLGEMALGFAAGIAAGILVAFTIAAIPRLGRLVWPMVLVLQAFPVFVLAPILVLWFGFGMASKVVMTVIIIFFPVASSFTDGLNRTDRAILDAASLTEASHWQILTRLRVPLALPSLISGLRVAAPLAPLGAVIGEWVGASAGLGFVMIQSNARMQTDTMFAAMAILAVMAVLLRLIVDRATANLAPWAKETEHTIPLRYLRRLSAP comes from the coding sequence ATGCGTGCCACCCATGCGCTGAACGGTGTCGGTCTTCTGCTGGTTTTCTGGCAGGCGGGAACGTGGCTGTTTTCGCCGCCCCGCTATATCCTGCCGTCGCCCGCCGATGTTGCCGGCGCTTTCTGGCGTCAGCCCGGCTTCCTGTTCGGGCAGGCACTGGTAACGCTCGGTGAAATGGCGCTCGGGTTCGCGGCGGGCATCGCCGCCGGTATTCTCGTTGCCTTCACGATCGCCGCCATCCCACGCCTCGGCCGCCTCGTCTGGCCCATGGTTCTGGTGCTGCAGGCCTTCCCGGTCTTCGTACTCGCCCCCATTCTCGTGCTCTGGTTCGGTTTCGGCATGGCCTCGAAAGTGGTGATGACGGTGATCATCATCTTCTTTCCCGTCGCCTCCTCCTTCACCGATGGCCTTAACCGCACGGATCGCGCCATTCTCGACGCCGCCTCGCTGACGGAGGCGAGCCACTGGCAGATCCTCACCCGGCTGCGCGTGCCGCTGGCGCTGCCATCGCTCATTTCCGGGCTGAGGGTGGCCGCACCGCTCGCCCCGCTTGGCGCTGTCATCGGCGAATGGGTGGGTGCTTCGGCGGGGCTCGGTTTCGTCATGATCCAGTCCAATGCCCGCATGCAGACCGACACCATGTTTGCCGCCATGGCCATTCTTGCCGTCATGGCGGTGCTGCTGCGGCTCATCGTCGACCGGGCGACCGCCAATCTGGCCCCCTGGGCCAAGGAAACAGAACACACCATTCCTCTCAGATATTTACGGAGACTTTCGGCACCATGA
- the thiD gene encoding bifunctional hydroxymethylpyrimidine kinase/phosphomethylpyrimidine kinase, which yields MTSIALTIAGSDSGGGAGIQADIKTFSALGVYAASVITAITAQNTRGVTAVEDISVATIVAQMDAVFSDLAVNAVKIGMVSRIETIAAIAERLRRQSQPVVLDPVMVATSGDRLLHEDAIETLRRELLPLAAVVTPNLPEAALLTGTPIAQTQTDINRQAETILKAGAKAVLIKGGHGDGPESTDYLFADGTMLALAAPRVDTKNDHGTGCTLAAAITAHIARGCELREAVGLSKEYLNGALDAGRGLAVGNGRGPVHHFYRWW from the coding sequence ATGACATCCATTGCATTGACCATTGCCGGCTCCGACAGCGGCGGGGGTGCCGGCATTCAGGCCGACATCAAGACCTTCTCCGCTCTCGGCGTCTATGCCGCCAGCGTCATCACCGCCATCACCGCCCAGAACACCAGGGGCGTGACGGCGGTGGAGGATATTTCGGTAGCCACCATCGTTGCCCAGATGGATGCCGTTTTTTCCGATCTCGCCGTCAATGCAGTGAAGATCGGCATGGTCTCGCGGATCGAAACCATCGCCGCCATCGCGGAACGGCTGCGGCGGCAATCGCAACCGGTGGTGCTTGATCCCGTGATGGTGGCGACATCAGGCGACCGGCTGTTGCATGAGGACGCCATCGAGACATTGCGGCGGGAGCTTTTGCCGCTCGCGGCCGTCGTCACGCCAAACCTGCCCGAAGCGGCGCTGCTGACCGGTACGCCGATTGCACAGACGCAGACGGACATCAACCGCCAGGCCGAGACGATCCTCAAGGCCGGTGCAAAAGCCGTGCTCATCAAGGGCGGTCACGGTGATGGACCGGAGAGCACGGATTATTTGTTTGCTGATGGCACCATGCTGGCGCTTGCCGCGCCGCGGGTGGACACGAAGAACGACCACGGCACCGGCTGCACGCTGGCGGCGGCGATTACGGCCCACATTGCCAGGGGTTGTGAACTGCGGGAGGCTGTTGGGCTTTCGAAGGAATATCTGAACGGGGCGCTCGATGCTGGGCGCGGGCTTGCCGTCGGGAATGGGCGGGGGCCGGTGCATCATTTTTATCGGTGGTGGTGA
- a CDS encoding Lrp/AsnC family transcriptional regulator yields the protein MSSLDATDRHIIRLLRLNARISNAKLAAEVGLSASACLRRVDILEREGIIRGYTALTSGLAGGEVISVIVQITLDRQTEDFLNRFENAVRRYPEIRECYLMTGGSDYFLRCEAESAGDFERIHKEILSKLPGVSRIHSSFAIRNVLATPKVR from the coding sequence ATGTCGTCACTTGATGCGACCGACCGCCATATCATCCGCCTGCTTCGGCTCAACGCCCGTATCAGCAATGCGAAGCTGGCCGCGGAAGTCGGGCTTTCGGCCTCGGCCTGTCTGCGCCGGGTCGATATTCTCGAACGGGAGGGCATTATCCGCGGATATACGGCGCTGACCAGCGGCCTTGCGGGCGGCGAGGTCATCTCGGTCATCGTGCAGATCACGCTTGACCGCCAGACAGAAGATTTTCTCAACCGGTTCGAGAATGCGGTGCGGCGGTATCCGGAAATCCGTGAATGTTACCTGATGACGGGCGGCTCGGATTATTTCCTGCGCTGTGAGGCGGAAAGTGCGGGGGATTTCGAGCGGATTCACAAGGAGATTCTGTCGAAACTGCCGGGGGTTTCGCGGATTCATTCGAGTTTTGCGATCCGGAATGTGTTGGCGACGCCGAAGGTTCGGTGA
- the thiE gene encoding thiamine phosphate synthase, which yields MNKVDYRLNALVDASLADVAPLPELALVAALNGATILQYRDKHGSTREMIDNARAIHEAIAGTGVPLVINDRVDVALASGADGVHLGADDMDAKTARRILGEKAIIGLTVKNRADAERAASMPADYACIGGVFETVSKVNPDKPVGIDGFATLRALLREWRPDMPVGAIAGIDLARVPSVIEAGANGVAVISAIFRAGDIASATKGFRSAIDAALKARQP from the coding sequence ATGAACAAGGTTGATTACCGCCTCAACGCATTGGTCGATGCCAGTCTTGCCGATGTCGCGCCCTTACCCGAGCTTGCTTTGGTGGCCGCCCTCAACGGTGCGACCATTCTGCAATATCGCGACAAGCACGGCTCGACGCGCGAAATGATCGACAACGCCCGCGCCATTCATGAGGCCATCGCCGGCACCGGTGTGCCGCTTGTTATCAACGACCGCGTCGATGTGGCGCTCGCCTCCGGCGCTGATGGTGTGCATCTCGGTGCCGATGACATGGATGCGAAGACCGCACGGCGCATTCTCGGCGAAAAGGCGATCATCGGCCTCACCGTCAAGAACCGTGCCGATGCCGAACGGGCGGCCTCCATGCCCGCCGATTACGCCTGCATTGGCGGCGTGTTCGAAACGGTTTCCAAGGTGAACCCGGACAAGCCGGTCGGTATCGATGGTTTTGCGACGCTTCGCGCCCTGCTGCGCGAATGGCGGCCGGATATGCCTGTCGGCGCCATCGCCGGTATCGACCTTGCCCGTGTACCGTCAGTCATCGAGGCCGGCGCGAATGGCGTCGCGGTCATTTCCGCCATCTTTCGGGCAGGCGATATTGCCAGCGCAACCAAAGGCTTCCGCTCTGCAATTGACGCGGCGCTGAAAGCGAGACAGCCATGA
- a CDS encoding BA14K family protein, translated as MSSFAAKTVLAVAVAAATIVPFNTASADDWGRRDRRDAALLGGVLGLAAGVAVGSALSRPAPVDDERVYIDPPRRYEPSYVYDEPDYQEYRPAPVYRPAPVYRPAPVYRPQPVYDSRPVYGQRATYRTIEPWTNAWYDYCSQRYRSFNTRTGTYTDYDGQRHFCVAG; from the coding sequence ATGTCGTCCTTTGCAGCTAAAACCGTTCTGGCCGTCGCCGTTGCCGCCGCGACCATCGTTCCTTTCAACACCGCCTCTGCCGATGACTGGGGCCGTCGTGACCGTCGCGATGCCGCCCTTCTGGGTGGCGTGCTCGGCCTTGCTGCCGGCGTTGCCGTCGGCTCCGCCCTTTCCCGCCCGGCGCCTGTTGACGATGAGCGCGTCTACATCGATCCGCCGCGCCGTTATGAGCCGAGCTATGTCTATGACGAGCCGGATTACCAGGAATACCGCCCGGCCCCCGTCTACCGTCCCGCTCCCGTCTATCGCCCGGCACCGGTCTATCGCCCGCAGCCGGTTTATGACAGCCGCCCGGTCTATGGCCAGCGCGCCACCTATCGCACCATCGAGCCGTGGACCAACGCCTGGTACGACTATTGCTCGCAGCGTTACCGCAGCTTCAACACCCGCACCGGCACCTATACGGATTATGACGGCCAGCGTCATTTCTGCGTCGCGGGCTAA
- a CDS encoding TadE/TadG family type IV pilus assembly protein, with translation MKNIWQDKSGNFGILSALLMVPLIGAAGVALDITRGMAVKSDLQMAADAAALAVVADTSSSVHKAKEMSGDGVISLGTDEASAFFESNERANPDYKLLSLDVSVIKQGNAIESSVNFTASVGTTLSRILGEDLITVSGKATAKYETETFSDFYVLLDNTPSMGVGATPTDVATMVANTSDKCAFACHIVKDGVVDKNSYYYKAKSLGVTTRINVVAQATASLMDTAKSMRKSSNQYRMAVYSFGEKAEDTKLLEVVSLTSDLAIAKKKAAEVDLMSIPKQGFNNDQQTDFDRALTQIGDRIGSSGTGASSASPEKIIFFVSDGVGDSYKPSACTKKTTSGRCQEPIDIKYCTKLKEKGFRIAVLYTTYLPLPTNDWYNSWIKPFQPEIGARMQQCASPGLFFEVSPSQGISDAMTALFKKAITSPRLTG, from the coding sequence TTGAAGAACATCTGGCAGGATAAATCGGGAAATTTCGGCATTCTCAGCGCCCTGTTGATGGTGCCGTTGATTGGGGCGGCCGGCGTGGCTCTTGATATAACGCGTGGCATGGCCGTCAAATCGGACCTCCAGATGGCGGCGGATGCCGCGGCGCTTGCGGTGGTCGCCGATACGTCGTCGAGCGTTCACAAGGCAAAGGAAATGTCGGGCGACGGTGTCATTTCGCTTGGCACTGATGAAGCCTCCGCATTCTTTGAAAGCAATGAGCGGGCCAATCCCGACTACAAGCTCCTGTCTCTTGACGTGTCGGTGATCAAGCAAGGTAATGCCATCGAATCCTCGGTCAATTTCACGGCATCCGTCGGCACGACGCTTTCACGGATACTCGGAGAGGATCTCATCACCGTTTCGGGCAAGGCGACCGCCAAATACGAGACGGAAACATTCAGCGACTTCTATGTCCTTCTGGATAACACCCCCTCGATGGGCGTTGGCGCGACGCCAACCGACGTTGCCACCATGGTTGCGAATACGAGCGACAAATGTGCTTTCGCCTGTCACATCGTGAAAGACGGGGTGGTGGATAAGAACAGCTATTACTACAAAGCCAAAAGCCTCGGGGTCACAACGCGCATCAATGTGGTGGCGCAGGCGACGGCAAGCCTGATGGATACGGCAAAGTCCATGCGCAAAAGCAGCAATCAATATCGTATGGCGGTTTACTCCTTCGGAGAGAAAGCGGAAGATACGAAGCTGCTCGAAGTCGTGTCGTTGACATCTGATCTGGCGATCGCGAAGAAAAAAGCCGCTGAAGTCGACCTGATGTCGATCCCCAAGCAGGGGTTCAACAACGACCAGCAGACCGATTTCGACCGGGCACTGACCCAGATTGGCGACAGGATCGGCAGTTCGGGCACCGGTGCAAGTTCGGCCAGCCCCGAAAAGATCATCTTCTTCGTTTCGGACGGTGTCGGCGATAGCTACAAGCCATCCGCCTGCACCAAAAAAACCACCAGCGGCCGCTGTCAGGAGCCGATCGATATCAAATATTGCACGAAGCTGAAGGAGAAGGGTTTTCGGATCGCCGTGCTTTATACCACCTATCTGCCGCTGCCGACCAATGACTGGTATAATAGCTGGATCAAACCCTTTCAGCCGGAAATCGGCGCACGCATGCAGCAATGCGCTTCGCCGGGCCTGTTCTTCGAAGTCAGCCCGTCGCAGGGCATCAGTGATGCGATGACCGCCCTTTTCAAAAAGGCCATCACATCACCCCGCCTGACGGGGTGA
- a CDS encoding hydroxyethylthiazole kinase encodes MTGTFPTAAKAADILERVRKTRPRVHCLMNTVVQKFTADGITVVGGIPSMTTSLEEIESFVTRADALTVNLGTLDAERRKVIRLAIEIANASGKPWIVDPVHCDYSPSRLEFARELIALSPTIVRGNRAEMSLIGDVPDAVRIETGPVDHLRDTTRGVRIVNGHAWMAKVTGTGCLSGGIIAAFMAVEKDALSAAASALAVTGVSAEFAAKQAKGPGTFEPAFLDALSEISGEDIINHARIEHEQG; translated from the coding sequence ATGACGGGCACTTTTCCGACAGCGGCAAAGGCCGCCGACATTCTGGAACGGGTGCGCAAGACGCGCCCACGCGTGCATTGCCTGATGAACACCGTGGTGCAGAAATTCACCGCCGACGGCATCACCGTCGTCGGTGGCATTCCCTCGATGACCACCTCGCTCGAGGAAATCGAGAGCTTCGTCACCAGGGCGGATGCATTGACCGTCAATCTCGGCACGCTGGATGCCGAGCGGCGCAAAGTCATCCGGCTGGCGATCGAGATCGCCAATGCATCCGGCAAGCCATGGATCGTCGACCCCGTCCATTGCGATTATTCGCCATCCCGTCTGGAGTTTGCCCGCGAACTCATCGCACTTTCCCCGACGATCGTGCGCGGTAACCGCGCCGAGATGAGCCTGATCGGCGATGTGCCCGACGCGGTGCGGATCGAAACCGGACCGGTCGATCATCTCCGCGACACGACCCGTGGCGTCAGGATCGTCAACGGTCATGCATGGATGGCGAAGGTCACCGGCACCGGTTGCCTCTCGGGCGGCATCATCGCCGCTTTCATGGCGGTGGAGAAAGATGCGCTGTCGGCGGCGGCCTCCGCCCTTGCCGTGACAGGGGTTTCCGCCGAGTTCGCTGCGAAACAGGCCAAGGGCCCCGGCACCTTCGAACCGGCATTTCTGGATGCGCTTTCCGAAATCTCGGGGGAAGACATCATCAACCACGCGAGGATAGAGCATGAACAAGGTTGA